The Mustela erminea isolate mMusErm1 chromosome 18, mMusErm1.Pri, whole genome shotgun sequence genome has a window encoding:
- the LLGL1 gene encoding lethal(2) giant larvae protein homolog 1 isoform X1 yields the protein MMKFRFRRQGADPQREKLKQELFAFNKTVEHGFPNQPSALAFDPELRIMAIGTRSGAVKIYGAPGVEFTGLHRDTATVTQMHFLPGQGRLLTLLDDSSLHLWEIAHHNGCAHLEEALSFQPPSRPGFDGASGPLSLARVTVVLLVAAGDMAALGTEGGSVFFLDVPTLTLLEGRTLVPDEVLRSVPDDYRCGKALGPVESLQGHLRDPTKILIGYSRGLLVIWNQAAQCADRVFLGNQQLESLCWERSGSTLVSSHSDGSYAVWSADAGDSPMTQPTVATTPYGPFPCKAINKILWRNCESGDHFIIFSGGMPRASYGDRHCVSVLRAETLVTLDFTSRIIDFFTVHSTRPEDEFDEPQALAVLLEEELVVLDLQTPGWPAVPAPYLAPLHSSAITCSAHVANVPAKLWARIVSAGEQQSPQPASSSSSWPITGGRNLAQEPSQRGLLLTGHEDGTVRFWDASGVALRPLYKLSTAGLFQTDCEHADSLAQAAEDDWPPFRKVGCFDPYSDDPRLGVQKVALCKYTAQMVVAGTAGQVLVLELSDVPSEQAVSVASVDLLQDREGFTWKGHERLSPRTGPLPWPAGFQPRVLVQCLPPAAVTAVTLHAEWSLVAFGTSHGFGLFDYQRRSPVLARCTLHPNDSLAMEGPLSRVKSLKKSLRQSFRRIRKSRVSGKKRTANATSKLQEANAQLAEQACPHDVEMTPVQRRIEPRSADDSLSGVVRCLYFADTFLRDAAHHGPTMWAGTNSGSVFAYALEVPAAAGGEKRPERAVEAVLGKEVQLMHRAPVVAIAVLDGRGRPLPEPYEASRDLAQAPDMQGGHAVLIASEEQFKVFTLPKVSAKTKFKLTAHEGCRVRKVALATFASVACEDYAETCLACLTNLGDVHVFSVPGLRPQVHYSCIRKEDISGIASCVFTRHGQGFYLISPSEFERFSLSARNITEPLCSLDISWPRDSTRASHRLRESPKLSQANGTPGIVLASRSRDGSPDPGHSKEADTPEPPEAMLSPMSIDSATSADTTLDTTGDVTVEDVKDFLGSSEESENLRNLAEDEARACAILIK from the exons ATGATGAAGTTTCGGTTCCGGCGGCAGGGCGCCGACCCGCAGCGCGAGAAGCTCAAGCAGGAGCTCTTCGCCTTCAACAAG accGTGGAGCATGGCTTCCCCAACCAGCCCAGCGCCCTGGCCTTTGACCCAGAGCTCCGCATCATGGCCATTGGCACGAGGTCTGGGGCCGTCAAGAT CTATGGTGCACCTGGTGTGGAGTTTACCGGCCTGCACCGGGACACAGCCACTGTCACCCAGATGCACTTCCTGCCCGGCCAG GGCCGCCTCCTGACCCTGTTGGACGATAGCAGCCTGCACCTCTGGGAGATCGCCCACCACAATGGCTGTGCCCACCTGGAGGAGGCTCTCAGCTTCCAGCCACCGAGTCGGCCGGGCTTTGATGGGGCCAG TGGCCCGCTCAGCCTTGCCCGCGTCACAGTGGTCCTGCTGGTGGCAGCTGGTGACATGGCAGCCCTGGGCACTGAGGGCGGCAGCGTCTTCTTCCTGGATGTTCCCACCCTGACACTGCTCGAGGGGCGGACTCTTGTCCCAGACGAGGTTCTTCGCAG CGTGCCAGACGACTACCGGTGTGGGAAGGCACTGGGACCCGTGGAGTCACTCCAGGGACACCTGCGGGACCCCACCAAGATCCTCATTGGCTACAGCCGGGGCCTGCTGGTCATCTGGAACCAGGCGGCGCAGTGCGCAGACCGCGTCTTCCTGGGTAACCAG CAGCTGGAGAGCCTGTGCTGGGAACGCAGCGGCAGCACGCTGGTCAGCTCCCACAGCGACGGCAGCTACGCCGTCTGGTCTGCCGACGCCGGCGACTCCCCGATGACCCAGCCCACAGTGGCCACCACGCCATATG GCCCCTTCCCCTGCAAAGCCATTAACAAGATTCTGTGGCGAAACTGTGAATCTGG GGACCACTTCATCATTTTCAGCGGAGGCATGCCCCGTGCCAGCTACGGTGACCGCCACTGTGTGAGTGTGCTCCGGGCCGAGACCCTGGTGACGCTGGACTTCACTTCCCGCATCATCGACTTCTTCACGGTGCACAGCACACGGCCTGAGGATG AGTTTGATGAGCCCCAGGCCCTGGCTGTGCTGCTCGAGGAGGAGCTGGTGGTGCTGGACCTGCAGACGCCCGGCTGGCCTGCCGTGCCCGCCCCGTACCTGGCCCCACTGCACTCGTCCGCGATCACCTGCTCTGCACACGTCGCCAATGTCCCCGCCAAGCTGTGGGCCCGCATTGTGAGTGCTGGTGAGCAGCAGAGCCCGCAGCCTGCCTCCAGCTCCTCG agCTGGCCCATCACTGGGGGCCGGAACCTGGCCCAGGAGCCATCCCAGCGAGGGCTACTGCTGACCGG CCACGAGGACGGGACTGTGCGGTTCTGGGATGCCTCTGGCGTGGCACTGCGGCCGCTCTACAAGCTCAGCACAGCTGGCCTCTTCCAGACAGACTGTGAGCACGCTGACAGCCTGGCCCAGGCCGCCGAGGACGACTGGCCCCCCTTTCGCAAG GTGGGCTGCTTTGATCCCTACAGTGATGACCCTCGGCTTGGTGTACAGAAGGTGGCCCTGTGCAAGTACACAGCCCAGATGGTGGTGGCTGGCACAGCAGGCCAG GTGCTGGTGCTGGAGCTAAGTGACGTGCCCTCGGAGCAGGCGGTCAGTGTGGCCAGCGTGGACCTCCTCCAGGACCGAGAGGGCTTCACATGGAAGGGCCACGAGCGGCTGAGTCCGCGTACGGGACCGCTGCCGTGGCCTGCTGGCTTCCAGCCCCGAGTGCTTGTTCAGTGCCTGCCACCAGCTGCTGTCACCGCTGTcacactccatgctgagtggaGCCTCGTGGCCTTTGGCACCAGTCACGGCTTTGGCCTCTTCGACTATCAGCGCAGGAGCCCAGTGCTGGCCAG GTGCACACTTCACCCCAATGACTCTCTGGCCATGGAGGGCCCACTGTCCCGGGTGAAGTCCCTGAAGAAGTCTCTGCGCCAGTCCTTCCGGCGCATCCGCAAGAGCCGAGTCTCGGGCAAGAAGCGGACTGCTAATGCCACCAGCAAG TTGCAGGAGGCCAACGCGCAGCTGGCTGAGCAGGCATGTCCCCACGACGTGGAGATGACCCCGGTGCAGCGCCGCATTGAGCCCCGCTCCGCTGATGACTCCCTCTCTGGCGTCGTCCGCTGCCTCTACTTTGCTGACACGTTCCTTCGAGATG CGGCCCACCACGGACCCACCATGTGGGCAGGCACCAACTCGGGCTCTGTGTTCGCCTACGCGCTGGAGGTGCCGGCAGCGGCAGGTGGTGAGAAGCGACCCGAGCGGGCGGTGGAGGCCGTGCTGGGCAAAGAGGTGCAGCTGATGCACCGCGCCCCCGTCGTGGCCATCGCCGTGCTGGATGGCCGTGGCCGCCCACTGCCCGAGCCGTATGAGGCCTCCCGGGACCTGGCACAGGCTCCCGACATGCAGGGCGGCCACGCCGTGCTCATCGCATCTGAGGAGCAGTTCAAG GTGTTCACGCTGCCCAAGGTGAGCGCCAAGACCAAGTTCAAGCTGACAGCCCACGAGGGTTGTCGCGTGCGCAAGGTGGCACTTGCCACGTTTGCCAGTGTGGCCTGTGAGGACTACGCGGAGACCTGCCTGGCCTGCCTCACCAACCTGGGCGACGTGCACGTGTTCTCGGTGCCTGGCCTGCGGCCGCAGGTACACTACTCCTGTATCCGGAAGGAGGACATCAGCGGCATCGCTTCTTGCGTCTTCACACGCCACGGCCAGG GTTTTTACTTGATTTCTCCGTCTGAATTTGAACGCTTCTCTCTGAGTGCCCGGAATATCACAGAGCCGCTCTGCTCTCTGGACATCAGCTGGCCCCGAGATAGCACCCGTGCCAG CCACAGGCTCCGAGAGTCACCCAAGCTGAGCCAGGCTAACGGGACCCCAGGCATCGTCCTGGCCTCACGGAGCCGCGATGGAAGCCCGGATCCTGGCCACAGCAAGGAAGCTG ACACCCCGGAGCCGCCTGAGGCCATGCTCTCGCCCATGTCCATCGACTCGGCCACTAGTGCAGACACCACACTGGACACGACAGGGGACGTCACGGTGGAGGATGTGAAGGATTTCCTGGG CTCTTCAGAGGAATCGGAAAACCTGAGGAACTTGGCAGAAGATGAGGCTCGAGCCTGTGCCATCCTGATCAAATAA
- the LLGL1 gene encoding lethal(2) giant larvae protein homolog 1 isoform X2: MMKFRFRRQGADPQREKLKQELFAFNKTVEHGFPNQPSALAFDPELRIMAIGTRSGAVKIYGAPGVEFTGLHRDTATVTQMHFLPGQGRLLTLLDDSSLHLWEIAHHNGCAHLEEALSFQPPSRPGFDGASGPLSLARVTVVLLVAAGDMAALGTEGGSVFFLDVPTLTLLEGRTLVPDEVLRSVPDDYRCGKALGPVESLQGHLRDPTKILIGYSRGLLVIWNQAAQCADRVFLGNQLESLCWERSGSTLVSSHSDGSYAVWSADAGDSPMTQPTVATTPYGPFPCKAINKILWRNCESGDHFIIFSGGMPRASYGDRHCVSVLRAETLVTLDFTSRIIDFFTVHSTRPEDEFDEPQALAVLLEEELVVLDLQTPGWPAVPAPYLAPLHSSAITCSAHVANVPAKLWARIVSAGEQQSPQPASSSSSWPITGGRNLAQEPSQRGLLLTGHEDGTVRFWDASGVALRPLYKLSTAGLFQTDCEHADSLAQAAEDDWPPFRKVGCFDPYSDDPRLGVQKVALCKYTAQMVVAGTAGQVLVLELSDVPSEQAVSVASVDLLQDREGFTWKGHERLSPRTGPLPWPAGFQPRVLVQCLPPAAVTAVTLHAEWSLVAFGTSHGFGLFDYQRRSPVLARCTLHPNDSLAMEGPLSRVKSLKKSLRQSFRRIRKSRVSGKKRTANATSKLQEANAQLAEQACPHDVEMTPVQRRIEPRSADDSLSGVVRCLYFADTFLRDAAHHGPTMWAGTNSGSVFAYALEVPAAAGGEKRPERAVEAVLGKEVQLMHRAPVVAIAVLDGRGRPLPEPYEASRDLAQAPDMQGGHAVLIASEEQFKVFTLPKVSAKTKFKLTAHEGCRVRKVALATFASVACEDYAETCLACLTNLGDVHVFSVPGLRPQVHYSCIRKEDISGIASCVFTRHGQGFYLISPSEFERFSLSARNITEPLCSLDISWPRDSTRASHRLRESPKLSQANGTPGIVLASRSRDGSPDPGHSKEADTPEPPEAMLSPMSIDSATSADTTLDTTGDVTVEDVKDFLGSSEESENLRNLAEDEARACAILIK, translated from the exons ATGATGAAGTTTCGGTTCCGGCGGCAGGGCGCCGACCCGCAGCGCGAGAAGCTCAAGCAGGAGCTCTTCGCCTTCAACAAG accGTGGAGCATGGCTTCCCCAACCAGCCCAGCGCCCTGGCCTTTGACCCAGAGCTCCGCATCATGGCCATTGGCACGAGGTCTGGGGCCGTCAAGAT CTATGGTGCACCTGGTGTGGAGTTTACCGGCCTGCACCGGGACACAGCCACTGTCACCCAGATGCACTTCCTGCCCGGCCAG GGCCGCCTCCTGACCCTGTTGGACGATAGCAGCCTGCACCTCTGGGAGATCGCCCACCACAATGGCTGTGCCCACCTGGAGGAGGCTCTCAGCTTCCAGCCACCGAGTCGGCCGGGCTTTGATGGGGCCAG TGGCCCGCTCAGCCTTGCCCGCGTCACAGTGGTCCTGCTGGTGGCAGCTGGTGACATGGCAGCCCTGGGCACTGAGGGCGGCAGCGTCTTCTTCCTGGATGTTCCCACCCTGACACTGCTCGAGGGGCGGACTCTTGTCCCAGACGAGGTTCTTCGCAG CGTGCCAGACGACTACCGGTGTGGGAAGGCACTGGGACCCGTGGAGTCACTCCAGGGACACCTGCGGGACCCCACCAAGATCCTCATTGGCTACAGCCGGGGCCTGCTGGTCATCTGGAACCAGGCGGCGCAGTGCGCAGACCGCGTCTTCCTGGGTAACCAG CTGGAGAGCCTGTGCTGGGAACGCAGCGGCAGCACGCTGGTCAGCTCCCACAGCGACGGCAGCTACGCCGTCTGGTCTGCCGACGCCGGCGACTCCCCGATGACCCAGCCCACAGTGGCCACCACGCCATATG GCCCCTTCCCCTGCAAAGCCATTAACAAGATTCTGTGGCGAAACTGTGAATCTGG GGACCACTTCATCATTTTCAGCGGAGGCATGCCCCGTGCCAGCTACGGTGACCGCCACTGTGTGAGTGTGCTCCGGGCCGAGACCCTGGTGACGCTGGACTTCACTTCCCGCATCATCGACTTCTTCACGGTGCACAGCACACGGCCTGAGGATG AGTTTGATGAGCCCCAGGCCCTGGCTGTGCTGCTCGAGGAGGAGCTGGTGGTGCTGGACCTGCAGACGCCCGGCTGGCCTGCCGTGCCCGCCCCGTACCTGGCCCCACTGCACTCGTCCGCGATCACCTGCTCTGCACACGTCGCCAATGTCCCCGCCAAGCTGTGGGCCCGCATTGTGAGTGCTGGTGAGCAGCAGAGCCCGCAGCCTGCCTCCAGCTCCTCG agCTGGCCCATCACTGGGGGCCGGAACCTGGCCCAGGAGCCATCCCAGCGAGGGCTACTGCTGACCGG CCACGAGGACGGGACTGTGCGGTTCTGGGATGCCTCTGGCGTGGCACTGCGGCCGCTCTACAAGCTCAGCACAGCTGGCCTCTTCCAGACAGACTGTGAGCACGCTGACAGCCTGGCCCAGGCCGCCGAGGACGACTGGCCCCCCTTTCGCAAG GTGGGCTGCTTTGATCCCTACAGTGATGACCCTCGGCTTGGTGTACAGAAGGTGGCCCTGTGCAAGTACACAGCCCAGATGGTGGTGGCTGGCACAGCAGGCCAG GTGCTGGTGCTGGAGCTAAGTGACGTGCCCTCGGAGCAGGCGGTCAGTGTGGCCAGCGTGGACCTCCTCCAGGACCGAGAGGGCTTCACATGGAAGGGCCACGAGCGGCTGAGTCCGCGTACGGGACCGCTGCCGTGGCCTGCTGGCTTCCAGCCCCGAGTGCTTGTTCAGTGCCTGCCACCAGCTGCTGTCACCGCTGTcacactccatgctgagtggaGCCTCGTGGCCTTTGGCACCAGTCACGGCTTTGGCCTCTTCGACTATCAGCGCAGGAGCCCAGTGCTGGCCAG GTGCACACTTCACCCCAATGACTCTCTGGCCATGGAGGGCCCACTGTCCCGGGTGAAGTCCCTGAAGAAGTCTCTGCGCCAGTCCTTCCGGCGCATCCGCAAGAGCCGAGTCTCGGGCAAGAAGCGGACTGCTAATGCCACCAGCAAG TTGCAGGAGGCCAACGCGCAGCTGGCTGAGCAGGCATGTCCCCACGACGTGGAGATGACCCCGGTGCAGCGCCGCATTGAGCCCCGCTCCGCTGATGACTCCCTCTCTGGCGTCGTCCGCTGCCTCTACTTTGCTGACACGTTCCTTCGAGATG CGGCCCACCACGGACCCACCATGTGGGCAGGCACCAACTCGGGCTCTGTGTTCGCCTACGCGCTGGAGGTGCCGGCAGCGGCAGGTGGTGAGAAGCGACCCGAGCGGGCGGTGGAGGCCGTGCTGGGCAAAGAGGTGCAGCTGATGCACCGCGCCCCCGTCGTGGCCATCGCCGTGCTGGATGGCCGTGGCCGCCCACTGCCCGAGCCGTATGAGGCCTCCCGGGACCTGGCACAGGCTCCCGACATGCAGGGCGGCCACGCCGTGCTCATCGCATCTGAGGAGCAGTTCAAG GTGTTCACGCTGCCCAAGGTGAGCGCCAAGACCAAGTTCAAGCTGACAGCCCACGAGGGTTGTCGCGTGCGCAAGGTGGCACTTGCCACGTTTGCCAGTGTGGCCTGTGAGGACTACGCGGAGACCTGCCTGGCCTGCCTCACCAACCTGGGCGACGTGCACGTGTTCTCGGTGCCTGGCCTGCGGCCGCAGGTACACTACTCCTGTATCCGGAAGGAGGACATCAGCGGCATCGCTTCTTGCGTCTTCACACGCCACGGCCAGG GTTTTTACTTGATTTCTCCGTCTGAATTTGAACGCTTCTCTCTGAGTGCCCGGAATATCACAGAGCCGCTCTGCTCTCTGGACATCAGCTGGCCCCGAGATAGCACCCGTGCCAG CCACAGGCTCCGAGAGTCACCCAAGCTGAGCCAGGCTAACGGGACCCCAGGCATCGTCCTGGCCTCACGGAGCCGCGATGGAAGCCCGGATCCTGGCCACAGCAAGGAAGCTG ACACCCCGGAGCCGCCTGAGGCCATGCTCTCGCCCATGTCCATCGACTCGGCCACTAGTGCAGACACCACACTGGACACGACAGGGGACGTCACGGTGGAGGATGTGAAGGATTTCCTGGG CTCTTCAGAGGAATCGGAAAACCTGAGGAACTTGGCAGAAGATGAGGCTCGAGCCTGTGCCATCCTGATCAAATAA
- the LLGL1 gene encoding lethal(2) giant larvae protein homolog 1 isoform X3: MDGCPSSPCSYTSLEAALGWASGGPGASCRCPCPPLPPQTVEHGFPNQPSALAFDPELRIMAIGTRSGAVKIYGAPGVEFTGLHRDTATVTQMHFLPGQGRLLTLLDDSSLHLWEIAHHNGCAHLEEALSFQPPSRPGFDGASGPLSLARVTVVLLVAAGDMAALGTEGGSVFFLDVPTLTLLEGRTLVPDEVLRSVPDDYRCGKALGPVESLQGHLRDPTKILIGYSRGLLVIWNQAAQCADRVFLGNQQLESLCWERSGSTLVSSHSDGSYAVWSADAGDSPMTQPTVATTPYGPFPCKAINKILWRNCESGDHFIIFSGGMPRASYGDRHCVSVLRAETLVTLDFTSRIIDFFTVHSTRPEDEFDEPQALAVLLEEELVVLDLQTPGWPAVPAPYLAPLHSSAITCSAHVANVPAKLWARIVSAGEQQSPQPASSSSSWPITGGRNLAQEPSQRGLLLTGHEDGTVRFWDASGVALRPLYKLSTAGLFQTDCEHADSLAQAAEDDWPPFRKVGCFDPYSDDPRLGVQKVALCKYTAQMVVAGTAGQVLVLELSDVPSEQAVSVASVDLLQDREGFTWKGHERLSPRTGPLPWPAGFQPRVLVQCLPPAAVTAVTLHAEWSLVAFGTSHGFGLFDYQRRSPVLARCTLHPNDSLAMEGPLSRVKSLKKSLRQSFRRIRKSRVSGKKRTANATSKLQEANAQLAEQACPHDVEMTPVQRRIEPRSADDSLSGVVRCLYFADTFLRDAAHHGPTMWAGTNSGSVFAYALEVPAAAGGEKRPERAVEAVLGKEVQLMHRAPVVAIAVLDGRGRPLPEPYEASRDLAQAPDMQGGHAVLIASEEQFKVFTLPKVSAKTKFKLTAHEGCRVRKVALATFASVACEDYAETCLACLTNLGDVHVFSVPGLRPQVHYSCIRKEDISGIASCVFTRHGQGFYLISPSEFERFSLSARNITEPLCSLDISWPRDSTRASHRLRESPKLSQANGTPGIVLASRSRDGSPDPGHSKEADTPEPPEAMLSPMSIDSATSADTTLDTTGDVTVEDVKDFLGSSEESENLRNLAEDEARACAILIK, encoded by the exons ATGGACGGGTGCCCGTCTTCACCGTGCAGCTACACTAGTCTGGAGGCTGCCTTGGGGTGGGCCTCAGGTGGGCCGGGGGCTTCGTGCCGCTGCccatgccctcccctccccccacagaccGTGGAGCATGGCTTCCCCAACCAGCCCAGCGCCCTGGCCTTTGACCCAGAGCTCCGCATCATGGCCATTGGCACGAGGTCTGGGGCCGTCAAGAT CTATGGTGCACCTGGTGTGGAGTTTACCGGCCTGCACCGGGACACAGCCACTGTCACCCAGATGCACTTCCTGCCCGGCCAG GGCCGCCTCCTGACCCTGTTGGACGATAGCAGCCTGCACCTCTGGGAGATCGCCCACCACAATGGCTGTGCCCACCTGGAGGAGGCTCTCAGCTTCCAGCCACCGAGTCGGCCGGGCTTTGATGGGGCCAG TGGCCCGCTCAGCCTTGCCCGCGTCACAGTGGTCCTGCTGGTGGCAGCTGGTGACATGGCAGCCCTGGGCACTGAGGGCGGCAGCGTCTTCTTCCTGGATGTTCCCACCCTGACACTGCTCGAGGGGCGGACTCTTGTCCCAGACGAGGTTCTTCGCAG CGTGCCAGACGACTACCGGTGTGGGAAGGCACTGGGACCCGTGGAGTCACTCCAGGGACACCTGCGGGACCCCACCAAGATCCTCATTGGCTACAGCCGGGGCCTGCTGGTCATCTGGAACCAGGCGGCGCAGTGCGCAGACCGCGTCTTCCTGGGTAACCAG CAGCTGGAGAGCCTGTGCTGGGAACGCAGCGGCAGCACGCTGGTCAGCTCCCACAGCGACGGCAGCTACGCCGTCTGGTCTGCCGACGCCGGCGACTCCCCGATGACCCAGCCCACAGTGGCCACCACGCCATATG GCCCCTTCCCCTGCAAAGCCATTAACAAGATTCTGTGGCGAAACTGTGAATCTGG GGACCACTTCATCATTTTCAGCGGAGGCATGCCCCGTGCCAGCTACGGTGACCGCCACTGTGTGAGTGTGCTCCGGGCCGAGACCCTGGTGACGCTGGACTTCACTTCCCGCATCATCGACTTCTTCACGGTGCACAGCACACGGCCTGAGGATG AGTTTGATGAGCCCCAGGCCCTGGCTGTGCTGCTCGAGGAGGAGCTGGTGGTGCTGGACCTGCAGACGCCCGGCTGGCCTGCCGTGCCCGCCCCGTACCTGGCCCCACTGCACTCGTCCGCGATCACCTGCTCTGCACACGTCGCCAATGTCCCCGCCAAGCTGTGGGCCCGCATTGTGAGTGCTGGTGAGCAGCAGAGCCCGCAGCCTGCCTCCAGCTCCTCG agCTGGCCCATCACTGGGGGCCGGAACCTGGCCCAGGAGCCATCCCAGCGAGGGCTACTGCTGACCGG CCACGAGGACGGGACTGTGCGGTTCTGGGATGCCTCTGGCGTGGCACTGCGGCCGCTCTACAAGCTCAGCACAGCTGGCCTCTTCCAGACAGACTGTGAGCACGCTGACAGCCTGGCCCAGGCCGCCGAGGACGACTGGCCCCCCTTTCGCAAG GTGGGCTGCTTTGATCCCTACAGTGATGACCCTCGGCTTGGTGTACAGAAGGTGGCCCTGTGCAAGTACACAGCCCAGATGGTGGTGGCTGGCACAGCAGGCCAG GTGCTGGTGCTGGAGCTAAGTGACGTGCCCTCGGAGCAGGCGGTCAGTGTGGCCAGCGTGGACCTCCTCCAGGACCGAGAGGGCTTCACATGGAAGGGCCACGAGCGGCTGAGTCCGCGTACGGGACCGCTGCCGTGGCCTGCTGGCTTCCAGCCCCGAGTGCTTGTTCAGTGCCTGCCACCAGCTGCTGTCACCGCTGTcacactccatgctgagtggaGCCTCGTGGCCTTTGGCACCAGTCACGGCTTTGGCCTCTTCGACTATCAGCGCAGGAGCCCAGTGCTGGCCAG GTGCACACTTCACCCCAATGACTCTCTGGCCATGGAGGGCCCACTGTCCCGGGTGAAGTCCCTGAAGAAGTCTCTGCGCCAGTCCTTCCGGCGCATCCGCAAGAGCCGAGTCTCGGGCAAGAAGCGGACTGCTAATGCCACCAGCAAG TTGCAGGAGGCCAACGCGCAGCTGGCTGAGCAGGCATGTCCCCACGACGTGGAGATGACCCCGGTGCAGCGCCGCATTGAGCCCCGCTCCGCTGATGACTCCCTCTCTGGCGTCGTCCGCTGCCTCTACTTTGCTGACACGTTCCTTCGAGATG CGGCCCACCACGGACCCACCATGTGGGCAGGCACCAACTCGGGCTCTGTGTTCGCCTACGCGCTGGAGGTGCCGGCAGCGGCAGGTGGTGAGAAGCGACCCGAGCGGGCGGTGGAGGCCGTGCTGGGCAAAGAGGTGCAGCTGATGCACCGCGCCCCCGTCGTGGCCATCGCCGTGCTGGATGGCCGTGGCCGCCCACTGCCCGAGCCGTATGAGGCCTCCCGGGACCTGGCACAGGCTCCCGACATGCAGGGCGGCCACGCCGTGCTCATCGCATCTGAGGAGCAGTTCAAG GTGTTCACGCTGCCCAAGGTGAGCGCCAAGACCAAGTTCAAGCTGACAGCCCACGAGGGTTGTCGCGTGCGCAAGGTGGCACTTGCCACGTTTGCCAGTGTGGCCTGTGAGGACTACGCGGAGACCTGCCTGGCCTGCCTCACCAACCTGGGCGACGTGCACGTGTTCTCGGTGCCTGGCCTGCGGCCGCAGGTACACTACTCCTGTATCCGGAAGGAGGACATCAGCGGCATCGCTTCTTGCGTCTTCACACGCCACGGCCAGG GTTTTTACTTGATTTCTCCGTCTGAATTTGAACGCTTCTCTCTGAGTGCCCGGAATATCACAGAGCCGCTCTGCTCTCTGGACATCAGCTGGCCCCGAGATAGCACCCGTGCCAG CCACAGGCTCCGAGAGTCACCCAAGCTGAGCCAGGCTAACGGGACCCCAGGCATCGTCCTGGCCTCACGGAGCCGCGATGGAAGCCCGGATCCTGGCCACAGCAAGGAAGCTG ACACCCCGGAGCCGCCTGAGGCCATGCTCTCGCCCATGTCCATCGACTCGGCCACTAGTGCAGACACCACACTGGACACGACAGGGGACGTCACGGTGGAGGATGTGAAGGATTTCCTGGG CTCTTCAGAGGAATCGGAAAACCTGAGGAACTTGGCAGAAGATGAGGCTCGAGCCTGTGCCATCCTGATCAAATAA